Proteins encoded within one genomic window of Thiothrix litoralis:
- a CDS encoding hydantoinase B/oxoprolinase family protein encodes MTNPRWQFWIDRGGTFTDIVARTPEGEWRTHKLLSENPERYPDAALQGIRDLLGVKAGQTIPTERIDTVRMGTTVATNALLEHKGEAVLLVTTLGFGDALRIGYQQRPHLFALDIELPQMLYTDVLEVEERIAADGEILQAPDAAVIRPALQAAYAKGLRSVAILFMHAYRYPQHETRVAAIAREVGFTQISTSHAVSPLIKFVGRGDTTVVDAYLSPVLRRYVEQVARELPDTKLFFMQSNGGLTHADHFQGKDAILSGPAGGVVGMVQTAQAAGFDKLIGFDMGGTSTDVCHFAGEYERTLESHIAGARIRAPMMQIHTVAAGGGSILHFDGQRFRVGPDSAGANPGPAAYRRGGELTITDCNVMLGKLQAAYFPQIFGAEGKEALDVDTVCAKFAELASTPLSQRRASPLAERSRSLSPEQVAEGFLAIAVENMANAIKKISVQRGYDVSEYALCCFGGASGQHACLVAEALGMRKVFLHPFAGVLSAYGMGLADVRQILTRSVEVELSETMLVGLQQQQATLAAETAAHIQEQGVSTEYLRHETRLHCRYAGSDSSLLVAWDGEDTAAIRATFEEAHRQRFGFVAAEKAVVVASLEVEAIAGKENPPQPPFCKGGSEERETWHSVFMRGEWRDTPFYQRDALTVGQTITGPAVILESTGTVIVEPGWAVQLNEQGDLVMEHRRVGGAERDTHHSTSTPKPDSAPDPIRLEIFNNLFMSIAEQMGFVLEQTAVSVNIKERLDFSCAIFDPAGHLVANAPHMPVHLGSMSESIKAVISANAGAMQPGDVFVLNDPYHGGTHLPDITVVKPVFEESGNAIIFYVATRGHHADVGGITPGSIPPQSRTIDEEGILLTNVKLVEGGHFREEAIRALLASGAFPARNIDYNIADLKAQLAACARGEAELRRMIGQMGLATVQAYMRHVQDNAEASVRRVIGSLRDGSFQYDMDDGSRICVQITVDATNRCATLDFTGTSPQHPGNLNAPTAITRAAVLYVFRCLVADNIPLNEGCLKPLNIIIPPGSMLNPQYPAAVVAGNVETSQYVVDALFGALGIMGAAQGTMNNVTWGNARHQYYETLCGGAGATANAAGASAVHTHMTNSRLTDPEILETRFPVRLEAFHIRPHSGGRGLQRGGDGVVRKTRFLEPMTVSLVSGHRKVAPYGMAGGRNGQCGVNRVLRVEGYLETLEGIAQVEVEAGDVLTVATPGGGGYGQ; translated from the coding sequence ATGACCAACCCGCGCTGGCAATTCTGGATCGACCGTGGTGGCACGTTCACCGACATCGTGGCACGCACACCCGAGGGTGAATGGCGCACTCACAAGCTGCTCTCGGAAAACCCGGAACGTTACCCCGATGCCGCGCTGCAAGGTATCCGCGATTTGCTGGGCGTGAAGGCGGGGCAAACGATTCCCACCGAACGCATCGACACGGTACGCATGGGCACAACCGTCGCCACTAATGCGCTGCTGGAACACAAGGGCGAAGCCGTGTTGCTGGTAACGACACTCGGTTTCGGCGATGCCTTGCGCATTGGCTACCAGCAACGCCCCCACCTGTTTGCGCTCGACATCGAACTGCCGCAAATGCTCTACACCGACGTGCTGGAGGTGGAGGAACGCATCGCGGCCGACGGTGAAATCCTGCAAGCGCCGGATGCGGCGGTTATCCGACCTGCCCTGCAAGCCGCTTACGCCAAGGGTTTGCGCTCGGTGGCGATCCTGTTCATGCACGCTTATCGTTACCCGCAGCACGAAACGCGGGTGGCAGCGATTGCCCGTGAAGTCGGTTTCACCCAGATTTCTACCAGCCATGCGGTTAGCCCGTTAATCAAGTTTGTCGGGCGGGGGGATACCACGGTGGTGGATGCTTACCTATCACCCGTGCTGCGCCGTTATGTCGAGCAGGTGGCGCGGGAATTGCCGGACACCAAGCTGTTTTTCATGCAATCCAACGGCGGGTTGACGCACGCGGATCACTTTCAGGGCAAGGATGCGATTCTGTCGGGGCCTGCCGGTGGCGTGGTCGGCATGGTGCAAACCGCACAGGCAGCCGGTTTCGACAAGCTGATCGGCTTTGACATGGGCGGTACGTCGACGGACGTGTGCCACTTTGCGGGTGAGTACGAACGCACGCTGGAAAGCCATATCGCCGGGGCGCGGATTCGTGCGCCGATGATGCAGATTCATACCGTGGCGGCGGGCGGTGGCTCGATTTTGCATTTCGATGGGCAACGCTTCCGGGTCGGACCCGACTCTGCCGGGGCGAATCCGGGGCCTGCGGCGTACCGGCGCGGTGGCGAACTCACCATTACCGATTGCAATGTGATGTTGGGGAAATTGCAGGCGGCGTATTTTCCGCAGATTTTCGGGGCGGAAGGCAAGGAAGCGCTGGATGTCGATACGGTTTGTGCGAAGTTCGCAGAGTTGGCTTCGACTCCGCTCAGCCAACGAAGAGCGTCCCCGTTGGCTGAGCGTAGTCGAAGCCTAAGTCCCGAGCAGGTGGCGGAGGGGTTTCTGGCGATTGCTGTTGAGAATATGGCGAATGCGATCAAGAAGATTTCGGTGCAGCGCGGCTATGATGTGAGTGAGTATGCGCTGTGTTGCTTTGGCGGGGCGAGCGGGCAACATGCTTGCTTGGTGGCGGAAGCGTTGGGGATGCGTAAGGTGTTTTTGCATCCGTTCGCGGGGGTGTTGTCGGCGTATGGGATGGGGCTGGCGGATGTGCGGCAGATTTTGACGCGGAGTGTGGAAGTGGAGCTGAGTGAAACTATGTTGGTGGGTTTGCAGCAACAGCAGGCGACACTCGCGGCGGAAACGGCAGCGCATATCCAGGAGCAAGGCGTCAGCACTGAATATTTGCGGCATGAGACGCGGCTGCATTGCCGCTATGCGGGGTCGGATTCGAGTTTGCTGGTGGCTTGGGATGGCGAGGATACAGCAGCGATTCGGGCGACGTTTGAGGAGGCACATCGGCAGCGGTTTGGGTTTGTGGCGGCGGAGAAGGCGGTGGTTGTGGCTAGTTTGGAGGTTGAAGCCATTGCGGGGAAAGAAAATCCCCCCCAGCCCCCCTTTTGCAAAGGGGGGAGTGAAGAGCGGGAGACCTGGCATTCTGTGTTTATGCGGGGGGAATGGCGGGATACGCCGTTTTACCAACGGGATGCTTTGACGGTGGGACAAACAATTACTGGCCCGGCGGTTATTTTGGAAAGCACCGGGACGGTGATTGTGGAACCAGGTTGGGCGGTGCAATTGAATGAGCAAGGCGATCTGGTGATGGAACACCGTAGGGTGGGTGGAGCGGAACGCGATACCCACCATTCGACTTCCACCCCAAAACCCGATTCCGCCCCCGACCCCATCCGCCTAGAAATCTTCAACAACCTGTTCATGTCCATCGCCGAGCAGATGGGTTTTGTGCTGGAACAGACCGCTGTGTCGGTGAATATCAAGGAGCGGCTGGATTTTTCCTGCGCAATCTTCGACCCGGCTGGCCATCTGGTGGCGAATGCGCCGCATATGCCGGTGCATCTGGGCAGCATGAGCGAGAGCATCAAAGCGGTGATCAGCGCCAATGCAGGGGCAATGCAGCCGGGCGATGTGTTCGTGCTCAATGACCCTTACCACGGCGGCACGCATTTGCCCGACATTACCGTGGTCAAGCCAGTGTTTGAGGAAAGCGGTAATGCGATTATTTTCTACGTCGCCACCCGTGGGCATCATGCCGATGTGGGCGGGATTACCCCCGGTTCGATTCCGCCACAAAGCCGCACGATTGATGAGGAAGGCATCCTGCTGACCAACGTCAAACTGGTGGAGGGCGGACATTTCCGTGAGGAGGCCATTCGCGCCCTGCTCGCTTCGGGCGCGTTCCCTGCCCGCAATATTGACTACAACATTGCCGATTTGAAGGCGCAACTGGCGGCTTGTGCTCGCGGCGAAGCCGAACTGCGGCGCATGATCGGGCAGATGGGGCTAGCGACCGTGCAAGCCTACATGCGCCATGTGCAGGATAATGCGGAAGCCTCGGTGCGGCGCGTGATCGGCAGCTTGCGCGATGGCAGTTTCCAATATGACATGGACGATGGCAGCCGCATTTGCGTGCAGATTACGGTGGATGCAACAAACCGGTGCGCCACACTGGATTTTACGGGAACCAGCCCGCAGCACCCCGGCAATTTGAATGCGCCGACCGCGATTACCCGCGCGGCGGTGCTGTACGTGTTCCGCTGTTTGGTGGCTGACAATATCCCGCTCAACGAAGGTTGCCTCAAGCCGCTTAATATCATTATTCCGCCCGGCTCGATGTTGAACCCGCAATACCCGGCGGCGGTGGTGGCGGGCAATGTGGAAACCTCGCAATACGTGGTGGATGCGCTATTCGGCGCACTCGGCATCATGGGCGCGGCGCAAGGCACAATGAACAACGTCACCTGGGGCAACGCCCGCCACCAGTATTACGAAACCTTGTGCGGCGGCGCGGGGGCAACGGCGAATGCGGCTGGGGCGAGTGCGGTGCATACCCACATGACCAATTCGCGCCTGACTGACCCGGAAATCCTTGAAACGCGCTTTCCGGTACGGCTGGAAGCATTTCACATACGCCCGCATTCTGGCGGCAGAGGCTTGCAGCGCGGTGGCGATGGCGTGGTGCGCAAGACCCGCTTTCTGGAGCCGATGACGGTGAGCCTTGTGTCGGGGCATCGTAAGGTCGCGCCGTATGGCATGGCAGGCGGCAGGAACGGGCAGTGCGGTGTTAACCGGGTGCTGCGGGTGGAGGGCTATTTGGAAACGCTGGAGGGGATTGCGCAGGTGGAGGTGGAGGCGGGTGATGTGCTGACGGTGGCTACACCGGGTGGGGGTGGATATGGTCAATAA
- a CDS encoding iron-containing alcohol dehydrogenase, giving the protein MSSQPGFPAFAIARLPRIEFGAGALRKLPAIAAQYGKRLLIITGASSFTASEAGKTLFTALQAAGFTWEICRVTHEPSPHWVDETVAGLQGDSFDAVIGIGGGSPLDAAKAVAGLLKPGNSVMDHLEGVGPELPYQGSSTPFIAVPTTAGTGSEATKNAVLSVSGEHGFKKSFRDDKLVAEYAIIDPDLLATCPPAQIAANGMDAFTQLMEAYVSTRSNPLTDALALAGMEAVRDSLLAFYRDPADSVARGKMAYASLLSGICLAQTGLGSVHGVVAPLGAFHPIGHGVGCGMLVTEATRLNIDLLEARDADSPALAKYTAIGKLFRGRSHVDPVGARVFVIHTLETWAKHLHLPRLSNFGVTEADIPKLVANSRGSSMKTNPVELTDSDIANLIRACL; this is encoded by the coding sequence ATGTCATCACAGCCCGGTTTCCCTGCCTTTGCCATCGCCCGCTTGCCGCGCATCGAATTCGGTGCAGGTGCTCTTCGTAAACTACCCGCCATTGCTGCTCAGTACGGCAAACGTTTGCTGATTATTACGGGCGCAAGTTCTTTCACCGCTTCTGAGGCGGGCAAAACCCTGTTCACCGCATTGCAAGCGGCAGGTTTTACCTGGGAAATTTGCCGCGTAACGCATGAGCCTTCCCCGCACTGGGTGGATGAAACCGTGGCAGGTCTGCAAGGCGATAGCTTCGATGCCGTGATCGGTATTGGCGGCGGTAGTCCGCTGGATGCCGCTAAAGCTGTCGCGGGTTTACTCAAACCGGGCAATTCGGTAATGGATCATCTCGAAGGCGTTGGCCCTGAATTGCCCTATCAAGGCTCCTCCACGCCATTCATTGCCGTGCCGACGACGGCGGGAACGGGTTCCGAGGCGACCAAAAACGCGGTGCTTTCTGTGTCGGGCGAACACGGTTTCAAGAAATCCTTCCGCGACGACAAGCTGGTGGCGGAATATGCCATCATCGACCCGGATTTGCTGGCCACTTGCCCGCCCGCGCAGATTGCAGCCAATGGCATGGATGCTTTCACGCAACTGATGGAAGCCTACGTTTCTACCCGCTCCAACCCGTTGACTGATGCGTTGGCGCTGGCGGGGATGGAGGCGGTGCGGGATAGCTTGCTGGCGTTTTACCGTGATCCGGCGGATAGCGTTGCGCGTGGCAAAATGGCTTACGCCTCGCTGCTGTCGGGGATTTGTCTGGCGCAAACGGGTCTTGGCTCGGTGCATGGTGTGGTTGCCCCGTTGGGCGCATTCCACCCGATTGGGCATGGCGTCGGCTGCGGCATGTTGGTCACAGAAGCCACTCGCCTGAATATTGATCTGCTGGAAGCACGCGATGCGGATAGCCCAGCATTGGCAAAATATACTGCCATCGGCAAGTTGTTCCGGGGGCGTAGTCACGTTGATCCAGTAGGAGCGCGAGTATTCGTGATTCACACGCTGGAAACGTGGGCGAAACACCTTCATCTGCCACGCTTGTCCAACTTCGGGGTGACGGAGGCGGATATTCCGAAACTCGTGGCGAATTCACGCGGTTCCAGCATGAAAACCAACCCGGTTGAGCTGACGGACAGTGATATTGCCAACCTGATTCGAGCCTGCTTATGA
- a CDS encoding uracil-DNA glycosylase family protein, giving the protein MSTQRILLPASLVQHQQALRQCTLCPQMIGPVITGEAVLSPVMSIGQAPGIHEAKVMRPFGWTAGKTLFKWFEGIGLDEAAFRQRVYMAAVCRCFPGKHPKGGDRVPSAEEVANCSRWLQAEIRLLRPQLIILIGKLAINQFLVAKKLDEVVGKCHRTVIEGREVDLLPLPHPSGLSTWPRMEPGKTLLQDALQVMAAHPAWLSLLDVESRE; this is encoded by the coding sequence ATGAGTACACAGCGAATTTTGCTACCCGCGAGTCTGGTGCAGCATCAGCAAGCCTTGCGCCAATGCACCTTGTGCCCGCAGATGATCGGCCCGGTGATTACTGGGGAGGCGGTATTGTCACCGGTCATGTCGATCGGGCAAGCGCCGGGTATCCACGAAGCCAAGGTCATGCGCCCCTTCGGTTGGACAGCAGGCAAAACCTTGTTCAAGTGGTTCGAGGGCATCGGGCTGGATGAAGCTGCTTTTCGTCAACGGGTTTACATGGCGGCGGTATGCCGTTGTTTTCCGGGTAAGCATCCGAAAGGCGGCGACCGTGTGCCATCGGCTGAGGAAGTTGCCAACTGTTCGCGTTGGTTGCAGGCTGAAATCCGGCTGTTGCGCCCACAACTGATCATCCTGATTGGCAAGCTGGCGATTAACCAGTTTCTGGTGGCAAAAAAGCTGGATGAGGTGGTGGGAAAGTGCCATCGCACCGTCATTGAGGGGCGTGAGGTGGATTTGTTGCCGCTGCCGCACCCTTCCGGTCTATCGACATGGCCACGGATGGAGCCGGGTAAAACGTTGTTGCAGGATGCGCTGCAAGTCATGGCAGCACACCCCGCTTGGCTTAGTTTACTGGATGTTGAAAGCCGAGAGTAA
- the bamB gene encoding outer membrane protein assembly factor BamB — protein sequence MKHTTTALLMALALSGCSTFSQMTSAVMPANTGTPPKALKELKPTANVRTLWQVSTGSGAGKDYVRIHPQIDESAVLVAGGSSASAWSKVNGGRIWQTTVDGTVTGGVSSGEGGVFLGTDKGNAIALDRQTGKVLWSTPLGSEVLAVSPAKNGIVAFRTGDGNLQGLAVKTGQRLWQQERKSPTLSLRGASTPLVVGGMVIAGFDNGVVTAFDMQSGKGLWEVTLSVPRGSSDLDRMTDVDGEMKALGEALFAASYNGRIAGINMRDGNVAWAAPYSSYTGVDADPNGLYTSNDAGDVWKLEPLSGNPVWKLDDLERRQPTAPTLLGQFLVVGDYQGYLHWVNTSNGQIAARVQGDKSGYTVAPVKDGNTVYTLGKSGLLSAFNIQ from the coding sequence ATGAAACACACTACCACTGCCTTGCTGATGGCTCTTGCCCTATCGGGTTGCAGCACATTTTCACAAATGACTTCAGCCGTCATGCCAGCCAACACTGGCACACCGCCCAAAGCCTTGAAAGAACTCAAGCCGACGGCAAATGTGCGCACTTTATGGCAAGTCAGCACGGGCAGTGGTGCTGGCAAAGACTACGTGCGGATTCACCCGCAAATCGATGAAAGCGCCGTGCTGGTTGCCGGTGGCAGTTCCGCCAGTGCATGGAGCAAAGTCAATGGCGGGCGCATCTGGCAAACCACCGTGGATGGCACAGTCACCGGCGGCGTCAGCAGCGGCGAAGGCGGCGTGTTCCTCGGCACTGACAAAGGCAATGCCATCGCGCTGGATCGACAAACCGGCAAAGTCCTCTGGAGCACCCCGCTAGGCAGCGAAGTCCTTGCGGTATCCCCGGCCAAAAACGGCATCGTCGCCTTCCGTACCGGCGACGGCAACCTGCAAGGGTTAGCGGTAAAAACAGGTCAGCGTCTCTGGCAGCAGGAACGTAAAAGCCCAACGCTGTCCCTACGCGGTGCAAGCACCCCACTGGTAGTGGGCGGCATGGTCATTGCGGGATTCGACAACGGTGTCGTCACTGCTTTCGACATGCAATCCGGCAAAGGCTTGTGGGAAGTTACCCTTTCCGTGCCACGCGGCAGCAGCGACCTCGACCGCATGACCGACGTAGACGGCGAAATGAAAGCCCTCGGCGAAGCACTGTTTGCCGCCAGCTACAACGGACGCATTGCTGGAATCAATATGCGCGACGGCAACGTAGCGTGGGCAGCCCCCTACTCCAGTTATACTGGCGTGGATGCTGACCCTAACGGCCTGTACACCAGCAACGATGCCGGTGATGTCTGGAAGCTCGAACCACTCAGTGGCAACCCAGTCTGGAAACTGGACGACCTCGAACGCCGCCAACCCACTGCCCCAACCTTACTGGGTCAATTCCTCGTGGTTGGCGACTACCAAGGCTATTTGCATTGGGTCAATACCAGCAACGGGCAAATCGCCGCCCGCGTACAAGGTGATAAATCAGGCTATACCGTCGCCCCTGTAAAAGACGGCAATACGGTCTACACACTGGGTAAGTCCGGGTTACTCTCGGCTTTCAACATCCAGTAA
- a CDS encoding YfgM family protein: MSDYKTDDEKVEDLKNWWKENGTSVIAGITLAIGGMFGWQYWKDYQINTAAEASALYAKVDKASETSLEQAQPDIQTLQNNYASTPYAAIATMKAAQYYAEKGEYQPAVTALRWVIDNSKETDFKNLASIRLARVFIAMKIVDEALKLTNQTYPVAYQPLIDELKGDIYVVQNKPIEARAAYDKAMLSAGGNANELIKLKRDNLGKGS, translated from the coding sequence ATGTCTGATTACAAAACTGACGACGAAAAAGTCGAAGACCTTAAAAACTGGTGGAAAGAGAACGGCACGTCCGTCATTGCCGGGATCACCCTCGCCATCGGTGGTATGTTTGGCTGGCAGTACTGGAAAGACTATCAGATAAACACCGCTGCTGAAGCCTCTGCACTGTATGCCAAAGTCGATAAAGCCAGTGAAACATCGTTAGAACAGGCACAACCCGATATTCAAACACTACAGAACAACTATGCTTCCACCCCGTATGCCGCGATTGCCACCATGAAAGCCGCTCAGTACTACGCTGAAAAAGGTGAATACCAACCGGCAGTCACTGCACTACGTTGGGTCATCGACAACAGCAAAGAAACTGACTTCAAAAATCTTGCCAGCATTCGTCTTGCACGGGTATTCATCGCCATGAAAATAGTCGATGAAGCGCTGAAACTCACTAACCAAACTTACCCCGTAGCCTACCAGCCACTGATCGATGAACTCAAAGGCGATATATACGTCGTCCAAAACAAACCCATCGAAGCGCGTGCAGCTTACGATAAAGCGATGTTAAGTGCCGGTGGTAACGCCAACGAACTCATCAAGCTGAAACGTGACAATCTGGGTAAAGGAAGCTAA
- the hisS gene encoding histidine--tRNA ligase translates to MSKNIQSIRGMNDILPDATPVWQYLESTARQLLHRYGYSEIRMPIVEQTDLFSRAVGEVTDIVEKEMYTFADRNDDSLSLRPEGTAGCIRAGIQHGLLHNQQQRLWYTGPMFRHERPQKGRYRQFHQIGVEAFGMPGPDIDAELIALTARLWKTLGLRNLRLEINTLGTPASRHAYRDLLVEYFSAHHDKLDEDSKRRLHTNPLRILDTKNPDLKDIVAAAPSLHDHLDDVSREHFAMLCALLDGMGIAYEVNPRLVRGLDYYTHMVFEWVTDDLGAQSTVCAGGRYDGLVEQLGGKPTPGVGFGMGMERLILLLETQGIATPVTAPDAFLIMAGKTAIQTGLALAETLRDALPALCLTSNGGEGSFKTQMKRADKSNARFALILGENEVERGEIGLKPLRDGGEQITLPLSQVAQQLSVFLEKTQQN, encoded by the coding sequence ATGAGCAAAAACATTCAATCCATCCGGGGCATGAACGACATACTCCCTGATGCTACCCCCGTATGGCAATACCTCGAAAGCACTGCTCGTCAGTTGCTGCACCGCTATGGCTACAGCGAAATCCGTATGCCTATCGTGGAACAGACTGACCTGTTCTCACGAGCCGTGGGCGAAGTCACCGACATCGTTGAGAAGGAAATGTACACCTTCGCCGACCGTAACGATGACAGCCTGAGTTTGCGCCCGGAAGGCACGGCAGGCTGCATCCGCGCCGGTATCCAACACGGTCTGTTACACAACCAGCAGCAACGCCTGTGGTATACCGGCCCGATGTTCCGCCACGAACGTCCGCAAAAAGGCCGCTACCGCCAATTTCACCAGATCGGCGTGGAAGCCTTCGGAATGCCGGGGCCAGATATCGACGCCGAACTGATTGCCCTGACTGCCCGTTTGTGGAAAACCCTCGGCCTGCGCAACCTACGCCTAGAAATCAACACACTCGGCACACCTGCCTCACGTCACGCTTACCGCGACTTGCTGGTCGAGTACTTTTCCGCGCATCACGATAAGCTGGATGAAGATTCCAAACGCCGCTTGCACACCAACCCGCTACGGATTCTGGATACCAAAAACCCCGACCTGAAAGACATCGTAGCCGCTGCACCCAGCCTCCACGACCATTTGGATGACGTTTCCCGCGAGCACTTCGCCATGCTGTGCGCCTTGCTGGATGGCATGGGCATTGCCTACGAAGTCAACCCACGGCTGGTACGCGGGCTGGATTACTACACCCACATGGTATTTGAATGGGTAACGGACGACCTCGGCGCACAAAGCACCGTGTGTGCAGGCGGGCGTTATGACGGTCTGGTCGAACAACTGGGCGGCAAACCGACCCCCGGCGTCGGCTTCGGCATGGGCATGGAACGCCTGATCCTGCTGCTGGAAACCCAAGGCATTGCCACACCCGTCACCGCGCCGGATGCTTTCCTCATTATGGCAGGCAAAACCGCCATCCAAACCGGCCTGGCCTTGGCAGAAACCCTGCGCGATGCTCTGCCAGCACTGTGCCTGACCAGCAATGGCGGCGAAGGCAGCTTCAAAACCCAAATGAAACGCGCCGACAAATCCAACGCCCGTTTCGCGCTGATTCTGGGTGAAAACGAAGTGGAACGCGGTGAAATCGGCCTCAAACCCTTGCGTGATGGCGGGGAGCAGATTACCCTTCCGCTCAGCCAAGTGGCACAACAACTTTCCGTTTTTCTTGAAAAAACACAACAAAACTAA
- a CDS encoding RodZ domain-containing protein: protein MTETATSVEERTSSAVQPGDLTIKLAECREKAGLDIEQAAEELHLSTHILRALETEDFAHLPEPPYVRGYLRGYSKLADMDAKELIRTYEALRGAKPDEIAHHFAPARPLNKVAQPAISTSTLKFIGFGALVLLLGLFSTIPGVRNWADHTWSSFSAQTNPPDVPRPPSAMEAYVAQKKAMEQEKDQAAQQAQQQAAAAAATPAPPAEQASASSTQDTAATATTADTTAVTPETPTAAPEPTTAPASAAAAPAADTSIAATDAAADAAATALTPGEISIRMEFTEEVWMQIKGEDKKTLFESLNTAGNIKEFKATPPLNVKIGNAPGVKIFVNGQPFDLAPHTKGSVARFRVE, encoded by the coding sequence GTGACAGAGACAGCCACCTCAGTCGAAGAAAGGACATCTTCTGCCGTACAGCCGGGCGACCTGACCATCAAACTGGCAGAGTGCCGTGAGAAAGCTGGCCTTGACATTGAGCAGGCAGCCGAAGAGTTACACCTGTCTACCCATATCCTGCGGGCATTGGAAACCGAAGACTTCGCCCATTTACCCGAGCCACCCTATGTGCGTGGCTACTTGCGCGGTTACTCCAAACTGGCTGATATGGATGCCAAGGAACTTATCCGCACCTATGAAGCCTTACGTGGCGCGAAGCCTGATGAGATTGCCCATCACTTTGCCCCGGCTCGCCCGCTGAATAAAGTGGCGCAACCTGCCATCTCAACCTCTACCCTGAAATTTATCGGTTTTGGGGCATTGGTATTGCTACTGGGACTGTTTTCCACGATTCCGGGGGTACGCAACTGGGCAGACCATACATGGTCATCCTTCTCCGCACAGACTAACCCGCCTGACGTACCACGCCCACCCTCAGCGATGGAAGCCTACGTTGCCCAGAAAAAAGCCATGGAACAGGAAAAAGATCAGGCGGCTCAGCAAGCGCAACAACAGGCAGCGGCAGCCGCTGCTACACCAGCCCCCCCTGCGGAACAGGCGTCTGCTAGCAGCACACAAGATACCGCAGCTACCGCAACCACGGCTGATACAACTGCGGTTACCCCGGAAACACCGACCGCTGCACCTGAACCAACAACCGCACCAGCAAGCGCCGCTGCCGCGCCAGCAGCAGACACGAGCATCGCTGCTACCGATGCCGCCGCCGATGCCGCCGCAACAGCACTGACACCGGGCGAAATCAGCATCCGCATGGAGTTCACCGAAGAAGTGTGGATGCAGATCAAGGGTGAGGACAAAAAAACCTTGTTCGAGTCACTCAACACCGCTGGCAATATCAAAGAATTCAAGGCAACACCCCCCCTGAACGTCAAAATTGGCAATGCCCCCGGCGTGAAAATTTTTGTCAACGGTCAGCCGTTTGATTTGGCACCGCACACCAAAGGCAGTGTTGCCCGTTTTAGAGTCGAGTAA
- the pilW gene encoding type IV pilus biogenesis/stability protein PilW yields the protein MKIIKYAFFLLLMGSITGGCSNTSSSSESDKAGSYYTQLGVGYLQKGRLDLASMNLKKALAQEPNSAPANHYYALLQERLGDDDKAGKHFRKALGITPKDPNLLNNYGSYLCHTGKYAEAESAFLKSLSDPLYKTPEFAYTNAGICVKKTGNATQAETYFRQALEKNNRFPAALYQLARLHYEKGESAKAEAFLYRYNDSAPATPDSLLLCYQVQTRLNEADKADACAIELREKFPDSKAASQIN from the coding sequence ATGAAAATAATAAAATATGCTTTTTTTCTTCTGTTAATGGGCAGTATCACAGGGGGCTGCTCAAACACATCTTCCTCTTCCGAAAGCGATAAGGCTGGTAGTTATTACACCCAGTTAGGGGTTGGCTACTTGCAAAAAGGTCGGCTGGATTTAGCCAGCATGAACCTGAAAAAAGCCTTGGCGCAAGAACCCAATTCCGCCCCTGCCAACCACTATTATGCCTTGTTGCAGGAACGGCTGGGTGATGATGATAAGGCAGGCAAACACTTCCGCAAAGCATTAGGAATTACCCCTAAAGACCCCAACTTGTTGAATAACTATGGATCTTACTTATGCCATACCGGCAAATACGCCGAAGCAGAAAGTGCTTTTTTGAAGTCGCTCAGTGACCCGCTCTATAAAACCCCTGAATTTGCTTATACAAATGCAGGCATTTGCGTCAAAAAGACCGGCAATGCTACCCAAGCTGAAACGTATTTCCGGCAAGCACTGGAAAAAAATAATCGCTTCCCGGCGGCCCTTTACCAGCTAGCCAGACTGCACTACGAAAAAGGTGAGTCTGCCAAAGCAGAAGCATTCCTTTACCGCTATAATGACAGTGCGCCTGCAACCCCGGACAGCCTGCTGCTGTGTTATCAGGTGCAAACACGTTTAAATGAAGCGGATAAAGCGGATGCCTGTGCAATTGAGCTGCGGGAAAAATTCCCTGACAGCAAAGCTGCCAGTCAAATTAATTGA